A window of Chloroflexota bacterium contains these coding sequences:
- the cdhC gene encoding CO dehydrogenase/CO-methylating acetyl-CoA synthase complex subunit beta — translation MSRYIATRAIRGANLIVAEAERILKEALEELGPDTPVKFTNTAYYLPVILAFTGREVSKLGDLVPVLEDAKRILHPVPDDKLWLPYLGETLDCGMATLLAEEAIEGIRFARGLEPQPITWDGSYIPSTSFTSPDMEAQAGKRLNGPIDDIQLRAWGIQLVDGRMPGFAAIVGCAKSNEVAVQIVRELQQRNILVFLCGNVNGRSIIHQLMEEGVEMGYDTYIIPFGTNTIAAIYPLGFAARSALTFGGLKPGQAREILLYNKYRVFAFVLALGEVDDLKYATAAGAINYGFPTIADTVIPQILPTGITTYEHVISMPFDDIEGKDDLERAKRLVQRCIEVRGVKIKITEVPIPVPYGSAFEGERVRKADMRVEFGGKYSRCFEYLKMSDFDAVEDGKITVVGPGFEDVLPEGSMDMGIVVEVAGRKMQEDFEPVLERQIHYFINGASGIQHIGQRDIAWIRISKAAAEKGFKLEHFGKILYARFHADFGAIVDKVQVTIYTDKAKMEEWLAKAREAYDRRNRRLADMTDDSVEEFYSCTLCQSFAPNHVCVVSPERLGLCGAYNWLDCKASHQINPTGPNQPIKKGTCEDPVYGVFSGVNEFVHQHSHQSVQQVSMYSIMVNPMTACGCFECIAMVIPEANGIMVVSREDPSMTPAGMTFSTLAGMAGGGLQTPGVMGHGKYYLTSRKFISADGGFKRVVWMSSFLKETMAEELKVVAEREGDPDLIDKIADERVATTVDELLPYLEEKGHPALTMPPLF, via the coding sequence ATGTCAAGGTATATTGCAACCCGTGCCATCCGTGGTGCAAATCTGATCGTTGCCGAAGCCGAGAGGATACTAAAAGAGGCCCTCGAGGAGTTAGGTCCAGACACCCCAGTCAAGTTCACGAACACGGCTTACTATCTCCCTGTCATTCTGGCTTTCACGGGAAGAGAGGTGAGCAAACTGGGTGACCTCGTGCCTGTCCTGGAGGATGCAAAACGGATTCTGCACCCCGTCCCAGATGACAAGCTATGGCTGCCCTATTTGGGCGAGACCCTGGATTGTGGCATGGCGACGCTCTTGGCTGAGGAAGCCATCGAGGGTATCCGCTTTGCGCGTGGCCTTGAACCACAACCCATTACTTGGGATGGCAGTTACATTCCCAGTACTAGTTTTACCTCCCCTGATATGGAAGCACAAGCGGGAAAACGCCTCAATGGTCCCATTGACGACATCCAATTGCGGGCTTGGGGTATCCAACTGGTAGATGGGCGCATGCCTGGCTTTGCTGCCATCGTTGGCTGCGCCAAGAGCAACGAAGTGGCGGTGCAGATCGTGCGCGAATTGCAGCAGCGCAACATCCTTGTCTTTCTGTGTGGCAATGTCAATGGGCGCAGCATCATTCACCAGTTGATGGAAGAAGGGGTTGAGATGGGGTATGATACCTATATCATCCCCTTTGGCACGAATACCATTGCTGCTATCTATCCGCTGGGTTTTGCTGCCCGCAGCGCACTGACCTTTGGGGGTTTGAAGCCAGGACAAGCGCGCGAGATCCTCTTGTATAACAAGTATCGCGTTTTCGCCTTTGTGTTGGCTTTGGGCGAAGTGGACGATTTGAAATATGCTACGGCGGCAGGTGCAATCAACTACGGCTTCCCCACTATCGCTGATACGGTAATCCCGCAAATACTGCCCACGGGCATCACGACCTATGAGCACGTCATCAGCATGCCCTTTGACGACATCGAGGGAAAAGACGATCTGGAACGTGCTAAGAGGTTAGTGCAACGCTGCATCGAAGTACGCGGGGTTAAGATTAAGATCACTGAAGTGCCCATCCCAGTGCCTTATGGTTCAGCCTTTGAAGGCGAGCGCGTGCGCAAGGCTGATATGCGTGTGGAATTTGGCGGTAAGTACAGCCGCTGCTTCGAATACTTGAAGATGTCAGATTTTGATGCCGTGGAAGACGGTAAGATCACAGTGGTAGGGCCTGGCTTCGAGGATGTGCTGCCAGAAGGGTCAATGGACATGGGCATCGTAGTTGAGGTAGCTGGGCGTAAGATGCAGGAAGATTTTGAGCCCGTGTTAGAGCGGCAGATTCACTATTTCATCAACGGAGCGTCGGGCATCCAGCATATTGGCCAGCGCGATATTGCCTGGATCCGTATCAGCAAAGCGGCAGCGGAGAAGGGATTCAAGCTGGAGCATTTTGGGAAGATCCTATATGCTCGTTTCCACGCTGACTTTGGCGCTATTGTGGACAAGGTGCAGGTTACCATCTACACCGATAAAGCCAAGATGGAAGAATGGCTAGCGAAAGCCCGTGAGGCCTACGATCGTCGCAACAGGCGTCTGGCAGACATGACTGACGACTCAGTGGAAGAGTTCTATAGCTGCACCCTATGCCAAAGCTTTGCCCCCAACCACGTCTGCGTTGTCTCGCCGGAACGACTGGGGTTGTGCGGCGCTTACAACTGGCTGGACTGCAAAGCCTCCCACCAAATCAATCCCACGGGACCGAATCAGCCCATCAAAAAAGGAACCTGTGAGGATCCCGTTTACGGAGTTTTCAGCGGGGTGAACGAGTTCGTGCACCAGCACTCGCACCAGTCCGTGCAGCAAGTTTCGATGTACTCTATCATGGTGAATCCCATGACTGCCTGCGGCTGCTTTGAGTGCATCGCAATGGTCATTCCAGAAGCCAATGGCATCATGGTTGTCTCCCGCGAAGACCCCAGCATGACGCCGGCAGGCATGACCTTCTCCACCTTGGCTGGCATGGCTGGTGGCGGATTGCAGACGCCCGGTGTCATGGGTCATGGTAAGTACTATCTGACGAGCAGAAAGTTTATCTCTGCGGATGGCGGCTTCAAGCGCGTGGTCTGGATGTCTTCCTTCCTCAAAGAGACCATGGCAGAAGAGCTCAAAGTCGTTGCCGAGCGCGAGGGCGATCCAGATCTTATTGATAAGATAGCCGACGAGCGCGTAGCTACGACCGTAGATGAACTTCTGCCCTACCTGGAGGAGAAGGGGCATCCCGCATTGACCATGCCGCCCTTGTTCTAG
- a CDS encoding CBS domain-containing protein: MKANEVQTYEKRVEDVMHYGVITCRTYTSLKEAVRIITDTDVHALVVIHDNGNVAGIVSHMDLLRLYGCNLLEYKAEDVMTPNVITISPDAPVKEAVALMLKHNIRRLLVTEKTPEGERPIGVISTTDVIRDMREQPWFW, from the coding sequence ATGAAAGCGAACGAAGTTCAAACGTACGAAAAGCGCGTCGAGGATGTTATGCACTATGGCGTGATTACCTGCCGCACCTATACTTCATTGAAAGAAGCGGTGCGCATCATCACGGATACCGACGTACATGCTCTAGTTGTTATCCATGACAATGGAAATGTCGCTGGCATCGTTTCACACATGGATTTGCTTCGTCTGTACGGCTGCAATCTGCTCGAGTACAAAGCGGAAGATGTGATGACGCCGAATGTGATTACTATTAGCCCGGATGCACCCGTTAAAGAGGCAGTAGCCTTGATGCTGAAGCACAACATCCGACGGCTTTTGGTAACGGAAAAGACGCCGGAAGGCGAACGCCCCATAGGGGTGATATCCACAACCGATGTAATCAGAGATATGCGAGAGCAGCCTTGGTTTTGGTAA
- a CDS encoding acetyl-CoA decarbonylase/synthase complex subunit delta, translated as MAVETPKEKWTGKVREVKLGATAAEGGTRQRTVTVGGESTLPFLTFEGDIPNPPAIAVEVQDRYPSDWSAVLKAAWGDVLNDPAAWAKKAEEYGADIIALKLQSAHPEGDNTDAAHAVATVKAVLAATGLPLIVYGPGQAEKDNEVLVAVAEAAKGERIALGNCEDKNYRTIVAAALANGHVVVAKTPIDVNLAKQLNILISDMRLDLDRILMDPTTGALGYGLEYTYSVMERLRLAALTGDSMTQQPMICTVGEEAWRAKESKVNEGVPAAWGNWERRSRNWEVLTASTLIQAGADIVVLRHPESIHLVKQTISNLMAR; from the coding sequence ATCGCAGTAGAAACCCCAAAAGAAAAGTGGACGGGTAAAGTGAGGGAAGTAAAATTAGGCGCGACTGCTGCTGAAGGAGGCACGCGACAGAGAACCGTTACAGTGGGAGGCGAGAGTACCCTGCCTTTCCTTACTTTCGAAGGCGATATCCCTAATCCACCTGCCATTGCAGTAGAGGTGCAAGATCGTTACCCTAGTGATTGGTCTGCTGTCCTAAAGGCGGCATGGGGGGACGTGCTGAATGACCCCGCTGCCTGGGCTAAAAAAGCAGAAGAATACGGCGCTGACATCATTGCGCTTAAGTTGCAAAGTGCCCACCCCGAGGGCGATAACACAGATGCAGCCCATGCTGTAGCCACGGTGAAAGCAGTGCTGGCAGCCACAGGGTTACCCCTGATTGTCTATGGCCCGGGACAGGCCGAGAAGGACAATGAGGTGCTGGTAGCAGTTGCAGAAGCTGCCAAAGGTGAGCGCATTGCCTTGGGCAACTGCGAGGATAAAAATTATCGCACCATCGTCGCTGCAGCCCTAGCCAATGGCCATGTCGTGGTAGCCAAAACGCCTATTGACGTGAACTTGGCCAAACAATTGAATATCCTCATCAGCGACATGCGTCTGGATCTTGACCGAATTTTGATGGACCCAACCACAGGCGCACTGGGCTACGGCCTTGAATATACGTACTCGGTCATGGAACGCCTCCGCCTGGCGGCATTGACAGGCGATAGCATGACCCAGCAGCCCATGATCTGTACAGTGGGTGAAGAAGCCTGGCGCGCAAAGGAGAGCAAGGTGAACGAAGGCGTGCCCGCAGCGTGGGGCAATTGGGAACGACGCAGCAGAAACTGGGAAGTTCTTACCGCCAGTACGCTGATCCAGGCTGGGGCGGATATTGTCGTGCTACGCCATCCAGAAAGCATCCATCTAGTCAAACAGACCATCTCGAACCTGATGGCGCGGTAA
- a CDS encoding acetyl-CoA decarbonylase/synthase complex subunit gamma, translated as MGLSGLDIYKLLPKTNCKECGQPTCLAFAMKLAAKQAELSACPYVSEEAKAKLAAAAAPPIRLVTIGTGDKKLEVGNETVLFRHDKTFYHPPGLFIRLKDTMPLPEFEAMLERIRDWGVERVGIPLWITGVAIENTSGEAANFAKYVAAAQAKLARPLILIASDPGSMAAALQQTDGSAPLVYAATAENWQAMAELAAKHKAPIAVRSNGDLGMLAEIAEKVKNAGVENIILDPGVRDPHGTLVALTQLRRLALKSNFRPLGYPIITFPGEGAQSEEEEAIQAAQHIAKYAGVIVLDHFDPATIYPLCTLRQNIYTDPQKPIQVSPGLYEISNPTPDSPLLVTTNFSLTYFSVAGEVEGSGKPTWLLIVDSEGMSVLTGWAAGKFDAEKIAKSVQQFNVPSKINHKKIVIPGLVAAISGELEEELPGWEVRVGPREAIDIPAYLKTWS; from the coding sequence ATGGGACTGAGCGGCCTTGATATCTACAAACTGTTACCGAAAACCAATTGCAAGGAATGCGGTCAACCTACTTGCTTGGCTTTTGCGATGAAGTTAGCGGCCAAGCAGGCTGAGCTATCTGCCTGCCCTTACGTTTCCGAAGAAGCAAAAGCCAAGCTCGCGGCTGCGGCAGCTCCTCCAATTCGCCTAGTGACTATTGGCACAGGGGACAAGAAACTGGAGGTCGGCAACGAAACTGTCCTGTTCCGCCATGACAAAACTTTCTACCATCCACCCGGATTGTTCATACGCTTGAAAGATACCATGCCCTTGCCAGAGTTTGAAGCGATGCTCGAGCGCATCCGAGACTGGGGTGTCGAGCGTGTGGGCATTCCGTTGTGGATAACCGGTGTGGCGATTGAAAACACCTCTGGGGAGGCAGCCAACTTTGCTAAATACGTAGCTGCTGCCCAGGCCAAGCTGGCGCGACCACTTATTCTGATTGCCTCAGATCCCGGTTCCATGGCTGCAGCATTGCAACAGACCGATGGCTCTGCGCCCCTCGTTTATGCTGCCACTGCAGAGAATTGGCAGGCAATGGCCGAATTGGCAGCGAAGCACAAAGCACCCATTGCTGTCCGTAGCAATGGCGATCTGGGGATGCTGGCAGAAATTGCAGAGAAGGTTAAGAACGCAGGCGTAGAAAACATCATCCTAGATCCAGGTGTTCGCGACCCACACGGCACGCTGGTAGCTTTAACCCAGTTACGCCGCCTCGCTCTGAAGAGCAATTTCCGTCCCCTCGGTTATCCGATCATCACTTTCCCAGGCGAAGGGGCACAATCGGAAGAGGAAGAAGCAATCCAGGCTGCTCAACACATCGCAAAATATGCTGGTGTGATTGTCCTCGATCACTTCGATCCAGCCACCATTTACCCATTGTGTACTCTGCGTCAAAATATCTACACCGACCCGCAAAAACCAATCCAGGTGAGCCCTGGTTTATACGAGATATCCAATCCTACTCCCGATTCACCGCTATTGGTCACAACGAATTTCTCGCTTACCTACTTCAGTGTAGCTGGCGAAGTGGAGGGAAGCGGCAAGCCCACATGGCTGCTCATTGTGGACTCAGAGGGCATGTCGGTGCTGACTGGTTGGGCAGCGGGCAAGTTTGATGCCGAGAAAATCGCCAAGTCAGTGCAGCAGTTCAATGTTCCCAGCAAGATTAACCACAAGAAAATCGTGATCCCTGGCCTCGTGGCCGCCATTTCTGGTGAACTAGAGGAGGAGTTGCCAGGCTGGGAAGTCCGTGTGGGGCCGCGCGAAGCCATAGATATACCAGCTTATTTAAAGACCTGGAGCTAA